One Candidatus Eisenbacteria bacterium genomic region harbors:
- a CDS encoding copper-translocating P-type ATPase yields MAGPPGKSVQVPIQGMTCAACARSIERAVGKVEGVTRVAVNFASEKASVEYDPGVTRLSAIRQAITRAGYTPLASDTGAKADAHRDAREREVRSLWIRFAISAAFSLPLLYVAMGAMLGLPLPGAFAPAQHPLRNALLQLGLVVPAVAAGYRFYVAGTRALLRLSPNMDTLIAMGTSAALVYSAASVFAVAGGDAHAVHNLYFETAGVIITLILLGKALEAVTKGRTSESIKRLMGLQPGTATVLHDGAEIEVPVGEVEVGDLVRVRPGGRIPVDGQVVDGRSTVDESMLTGESLPVTKEPGAPVVGASLNKHGSITFRATKVGADTVLARVIALVEEAQGSKAPIARTADVVSGIFVPVVFGVAVLAAGAWLLLGHTPAFALTVFVAVLTIACPCALGLATPTAIMVGTGKGAEHGVLIKSAAALETAHRIDTVVFDKTGTLTRGEPEVTDIAPAPGFGELELLSLAAAAERGSEHPLGDAIVRAARARGAAEREVRDFRAIPGRGIEAVVEGQPVLLGTAGFLTSRGVDTAAGAETADRLAGDGRSPAHVAVDGRYAGLVAVADVVKESSARAIAALRGMGIEVVMITGDSARTAGAIARQVGIERVLAETLPQDKAAEVKKLQAAGRRVAMVGDGINDAPALAQADLGVAIGSGTDVAMESADVVLMRSDLMGVPAAIGLSKAVMRNIRQNLFWAFGYNVLGIPVAAGLLYAFGGPQLSPILAAAAMSMSSVSVLTNALRLKRYQPIR; encoded by the coding sequence ATGGCCGGGCCCCCGGGGAAGTCCGTCCAGGTGCCCATCCAGGGCATGACCTGCGCGGCGTGCGCCCGGAGCATCGAGCGTGCCGTCGGCAAGGTGGAGGGCGTCACGCGGGTGGCGGTCAACTTCGCCTCCGAGAAGGCGTCCGTGGAATACGACCCGGGCGTGACGCGGCTGTCCGCGATCCGGCAGGCCATCACGCGGGCCGGCTACACGCCGCTCGCATCCGACACCGGCGCGAAGGCGGACGCGCACCGGGATGCCCGGGAGCGCGAAGTCCGGTCCCTGTGGATCCGGTTCGCGATCTCGGCCGCCTTCTCGCTGCCGCTGCTGTACGTGGCCATGGGGGCGATGCTGGGCCTGCCCCTGCCCGGAGCCTTCGCGCCGGCGCAACATCCGCTGCGCAACGCGCTGCTCCAGCTGGGACTGGTGGTCCCGGCGGTCGCCGCGGGATACCGGTTCTACGTCGCGGGCACGAGGGCGCTGCTGCGGCTCTCCCCCAACATGGACACGCTGATCGCCATGGGCACCAGCGCCGCGCTCGTCTACAGCGCCGCGTCGGTGTTCGCCGTGGCCGGCGGCGACGCGCACGCGGTCCACAATCTCTACTTCGAGACCGCCGGGGTCATCATCACGCTCATCCTCCTCGGCAAGGCCCTCGAGGCCGTGACCAAGGGGCGGACCTCGGAGTCCATCAAGAGGCTCATGGGGCTGCAGCCCGGCACCGCGACGGTGCTCCACGACGGCGCGGAGATCGAGGTCCCGGTGGGGGAGGTCGAGGTCGGCGACCTGGTGCGGGTGCGCCCGGGGGGGAGGATCCCCGTGGACGGGCAGGTCGTGGACGGCCGGAGCACGGTGGACGAGTCCATGCTCACCGGTGAGAGCCTGCCGGTGACGAAGGAGCCGGGCGCGCCGGTCGTCGGGGCCAGCCTCAACAAGCACGGCTCGATCACCTTCCGTGCCACGAAGGTGGGGGCGGACACGGTGCTGGCGCGCGTCATCGCCCTGGTGGAGGAGGCGCAGGGCTCGAAGGCGCCCATCGCGCGCACGGCGGACGTCGTCTCGGGGATCTTCGTACCCGTCGTGTTCGGGGTCGCGGTGCTGGCGGCGGGCGCGTGGCTGCTGCTCGGGCACACGCCCGCGTTCGCCCTCACCGTCTTCGTCGCGGTGCTCACCATCGCCTGCCCCTGCGCGCTGGGGCTGGCCACGCCGACGGCGATCATGGTCGGCACCGGCAAGGGCGCGGAGCACGGCGTGCTGATCAAGTCCGCCGCGGCGCTGGAGACCGCCCACCGCATCGACACGGTGGTGTTCGACAAGACCGGGACCCTCACCCGCGGGGAGCCCGAAGTGACCGACATCGCCCCGGCACCGGGCTTCGGTGAGCTCGAACTGCTCTCGCTCGCGGCCGCCGCCGAGAGGGGCTCCGAGCACCCCCTGGGCGACGCCATCGTGCGCGCGGCGCGCGCGCGCGGCGCGGCCGAGCGGGAGGTCCGCGATTTCCGGGCCATCCCGGGCCGCGGCATCGAGGCAGTGGTCGAGGGACAGCCGGTCCTGCTCGGAACCGCCGGCTTCCTGACGTCGCGGGGTGTGGACACCGCCGCGGGCGCGGAGACGGCGGACCGGCTGGCCGGGGACGGCAGGAGCCCCGCGCACGTCGCCGTGGACGGCCGCTACGCCGGGCTGGTGGCGGTGGCCGACGTGGTGAAGGAGTCCAGCGCGCGGGCCATCGCCGCCCTGCGCGGCATGGGCATCGAAGTGGTGATGATCACCGGCGACTCGGCCCGGACCGCCGGCGCCATCGCGCGCCAGGTGGGCATCGAGCGCGTGCTGGCGGAGACGCTGCCGCAGGACAAGGCCGCGGAGGTGAAGAAACTGCAGGCCGCCGGCCGCCGGGTGGCCATGGTCGGCGACGGCATCAACGACGCGCCGGCGCTGGCCCAGGCGGACCTGGGTGTGGCCATCGGCTCGGGCACCGACGTGGCCATGGAGAGCGCCGACGTGGTGCTGATGCGGAGCGACCTGATGGGGGTACCGGCCGCCATCGGGCTCTCGAAGGCGGTCATGCGCAACATCCGGCAGAACCTGTTCTGGGCCTTCGGGTACAACGTGCTGGGCATTCCCGTGGCCGCGGGGCTGCTGTACGCCTTCGGCGGCCCGCAGTTGAGCCCCATCCTGGCCGCGGCGGCGATGTCCATGAGCTCGGTTTCCGTGCTCACGAACGCCCTGCGCCTGAAGAGATACCAACCGATCCGCTGA
- a CDS encoding metal-sensing transcriptional repressor, translating to MDHASHDSRKVLDLLKTARGQVEAVIRMVEDDRYCIDVSKQVHASIALLKKANLVVLKQHMNTCVRDAVRTDKGPEKIEEIAHILEKYLA from the coding sequence ATGGATCACGCCAGTCACGACAGCCGCAAGGTGCTGGACCTGCTGAAAACCGCCCGCGGGCAGGTGGAGGCGGTCATCCGGATGGTGGAGGACGACCGCTACTGCATCGACGTTTCCAAGCAGGTCCATGCGTCCATCGCGCTGCTGAAGAAGGCGAACCTCGTCGTCCTCAAGCAGCACATGAACACCTGCGTGCGCGACGCCGTCCGGACCGACAAGGGCCCCGAGAAGATCGAGGAGATCGCGCACATCCTGGAGAAGTACCTTGCCTGA
- a CDS encoding aminotransferase class V-fold PLP-dependent enzyme gives MSFTSEASIVVEALERYGAESVSRSRPVIRLTPMNEIIEELDLARWVSEGGLNGEALRAFLERYLAATTRLQHPSYLAHQVAVPHPTGALAALVDGFTNNPMGIYEMGPAAATIEFFMVNWLLERVGWTPQPVPGAAGNGADAAAPHGAGVLTHGGSLANLTALAAARSHAVPSAWEDGSPPGLALIAPASSHYSVARAAGILGIGSRAIYHAEVDTRDVIRVDRLPALLDRVLQDGRRPVALVANACGTAVGTYDPLREIGAFCRERGLWFHVDGAHGATALLSPKHRHRLDGVETADSLVWDAHKMMRAPGVCAAVLVRDRRTLDGAFQQEASYLFHEKHQPGFDFMHRSVECTKAGLGLKIFAVLAALGERGLADYVDGRFALAREACEHIRTVPGFECPVEPESNILCFHAPGDDAEQIRLRDRLIADGDFHLSTTLFRNRRHLRLVFMHPESSMDDVRRLMARLRELQAEP, from the coding sequence ATGTCGTTCACGTCGGAGGCGAGCATCGTGGTCGAGGCCCTCGAGCGCTACGGTGCGGAGTCGGTGTCTCGAAGCCGGCCGGTGATCCGGCTGACGCCGATGAACGAAATCATCGAAGAGCTGGACCTGGCCCGGTGGGTGTCCGAGGGCGGCCTGAACGGAGAGGCGCTGCGCGCCTTCCTGGAACGGTATCTCGCGGCCACCACCCGGCTGCAGCACCCCTCGTACCTGGCGCACCAGGTCGCCGTGCCGCACCCCACGGGAGCGCTCGCGGCGCTGGTGGACGGCTTCACCAACAACCCCATGGGCATCTACGAGATGGGTCCCGCGGCGGCGACCATCGAGTTCTTCATGGTCAACTGGCTGCTGGAGCGCGTGGGATGGACGCCGCAGCCGGTGCCGGGGGCGGCGGGGAACGGGGCGGACGCTGCGGCGCCCCACGGAGCGGGGGTCCTGACCCACGGCGGATCGCTGGCCAACCTTACCGCGCTGGCTGCGGCCCGCAGCCACGCCGTGCCCTCGGCGTGGGAGGACGGCAGTCCGCCCGGCCTGGCGCTCATCGCGCCCGCGTCCAGCCACTACTCCGTGGCGCGCGCCGCGGGCATCCTGGGGATCGGCTCGCGCGCCATCTACCATGCCGAGGTGGACACGCGCGACGTCATCCGCGTGGACCGGCTGCCCGCGCTGCTCGACCGGGTGCTGCAGGATGGGCGGCGGCCTGTCGCGCTGGTCGCGAACGCGTGCGGCACCGCGGTGGGCACGTACGATCCGCTGCGCGAAATCGGCGCGTTCTGCCGGGAGCGGGGCCTGTGGTTCCACGTGGACGGCGCCCACGGCGCCACGGCGCTGCTCTCCCCGAAGCACCGGCACCGGCTCGACGGCGTGGAGACCGCGGACTCGCTGGTGTGGGACGCGCACAAGATGATGCGCGCGCCTGGCGTGTGCGCCGCGGTGCTGGTGCGCGACCGCCGCACGCTGGACGGGGCCTTCCAGCAGGAGGCCAGCTACCTGTTCCACGAGAAGCACCAGCCGGGCTTCGACTTTATGCACCGGTCCGTGGAGTGCACCAAGGCGGGCCTGGGCCTGAAGATCTTCGCCGTCCTGGCCGCGCTGGGGGAGCGCGGCCTCGCCGACTACGTGGACGGCCGGTTCGCCTTGGCGCGCGAGGCATGCGAGCACATTCGCACGGTCCCGGGATTCGAGTGCCCCGTGGAGCCCGAGTCCAACATCCTGTGCTTCCACGCCCCGGGTGACGACGCCGAGCAGATCCGGCTCCGGGACCGCCTGATCGCGGACGGCGACTTTCACCTGTCCACCACGCTGTTCCGCAACCGGCGCCACCTGAGGCTGGTGTTCATGCACCCCGAAAGCTCGATGGACGACGTGCGGCGGCTCATGGCGCGGCTGCGCGAACTGCAGGCGGAACCGTGA
- a CDS encoding EutN/CcmL family microcompartment protein, protein MKLGYVVGEVVSTVKICPICNHKLLLVQVVGEHDKPTGQPMIALDKVGAGPGEKVLILDEGNGASQILGGNREPVRTMIVGVVDHVDVE, encoded by the coding sequence ATGAAACTCGGCTACGTCGTCGGCGAGGTGGTGTCCACCGTCAAGATCTGCCCCATCTGCAACCACAAGCTGCTGCTGGTGCAGGTGGTGGGTGAGCACGACAAGCCGACGGGCCAGCCGATGATCGCGCTCGACAAGGTGGGCGCCGGGCCCGGCGAGAAGGTGCTGATCCTGGACGAGGGCAACGGCGCCTCGCAGATCCTGGGCGGGAACCGCGAGCCGGTGCGCACGATGATCGTGGGGGTGGTGGACCACGTGGACGTGGAATAG
- a CDS encoding DUF2283 domain-containing protein yields MIESYLEITYRHGRPLAAYLYLPRAPRDRSCRTEKAAAGLLVDFNRRGKAIGIEMTAPGKVTAATLNRVLRRLGFPPIPVADLSPLRAA; encoded by the coding sequence ATGATCGAATCCTATCTTGAGATCACCTACCGGCATGGGCGGCCGCTGGCCGCCTATCTATATCTGCCGCGCGCTCCCCGGGACCGTAGCTGCCGTACGGAGAAGGCGGCTGCGGGCCTGCTCGTTGATTTCAACCGGCGCGGGAAGGCCATCGGGATCGAGATGACCGCCCCAGGCAAGGTGACGGCGGCCACTCTGAACCGCGTGTTGCGTCGGTTGGGATTCCCCCCGATTCCCGTCGCGGATCTGTCGCCCCTCAGGGCGGCATAG
- a CDS encoding deoxynucleoside kinase, giving the protein MGQPFFLAIAGNIGVGKTYLTRLIHQRLGWIAYFEPAIENPYLAKFYGDMKTWALRSQLYFLEHRADFQRRMMLSADHFIQDRTIYEDAEVFERGLFDMGYISSEEHRQYREEYERILSEFRPPSMVIYLRAHPDTLLKRIAKRGRECERTISADYLARLEKSYERWADEISSTVRVHRIDTNGLRDLDGSDEVEEVLDLLCRETGSVKTRSGTEG; this is encoded by the coding sequence ATGGGACAGCCCTTCTTCCTGGCGATCGCCGGCAACATCGGCGTCGGCAAGACCTACCTGACACGCCTCATCCACCAGCGCCTCGGCTGGATCGCATACTTCGAACCCGCGATCGAGAACCCCTACCTGGCGAAGTTCTACGGCGACATGAAGACGTGGGCGCTTCGCTCGCAGCTCTACTTCCTGGAGCACCGCGCCGATTTCCAGCGCCGCATGATGCTCTCGGCGGATCACTTCATCCAGGACCGCACCATCTACGAGGACGCGGAGGTGTTCGAGCGCGGGCTGTTCGACATGGGCTACATCTCCTCCGAGGAACACCGGCAGTACCGCGAGGAATATGAGCGGATCCTGTCCGAGTTCCGTCCGCCCAGCATGGTGATCTACCTGCGGGCGCACCCCGACACGCTGCTCAAGCGCATCGCCAAGCGCGGCCGGGAGTGCGAGCGCACCATCAGCGCCGACTATCTCGCGCGCCTGGAGAAGAGCTACGAGCGCTGGGCCGACGAGATCTCCTCCACCGTGCGCGTGCACCGCATCGACACCAATGGTCTGAGGGACCTGGACGGTTCCGACGAGGTCGAGGAGGTCCTCGACCTGTTGTGTCGAGAAACCGGGTCGGTGAAGACCCGGAGCGGCACGGAGGGGTAA